The Pyrus communis chromosome 9, drPyrComm1.1, whole genome shotgun sequence genome has a segment encoding these proteins:
- the LOC137745933 gene encoding cation/calcium exchanger 1 produces the protein MASSASIPQPKKLSIFINISFLFLLCLSLITTYLHPNNLELPTPKSNSISSANILSEDIKSVNGCKDLHQHADYKSRCLYVKTHTGCNPKGYIHYLKIFYCSLGNFPILGHAAVLLWLIVLFYLLGNTAANYFCSSLESLSNILKLSPTIAGVTLLSLGNGASDVFSSIVAFTKSADGDVGLNSVLGGAFFVSSIVVGVISILISPHQVSVDEASFVRDVIFFLFSLSSLLAIIVIGRINLWGSLSFLAIYFVYVGTVSVSQIYKRNKNLAASKSLPVVQSFDDLADGTASIPLLGYVDDDKPVSNANLKTGLHDDQEQNYWFFYLGKLIYILELPLYLPRRLTIPVVSEERWSKPYAVISVALAPMLLAALCNTQREDLSSRGKLVTYMTAVLIGLILSNLAYVTTNKCSPPKECLFPWLVGGFLMSVAWTYITAEELVGLLESYGNILGISPSILGLTVLAWGNSLNDLIANATMAVKGGTDGAQIAISGCYAGPMFNTLVGVGTSLVLSSWFEYPSSYVIPTDHSLYETIGFLMGGLLWALVILPKKGMKLDRYMGSGLVAIYLCFLFVRLARLLFF, from the coding sequence ATGGCGAGCTCAGCCTCCATTCCTCAACCCAAGAAACTCTCCATATTCATCAACatttcctttctctttctcttatgTCTCTCTCTCATCACAACATATCTCCATCCTAATAACTTAGAATTACCAACCCCTAAATCCAATAGTATTAGTAGTGCAAATATTCTCAGTGAGGATATCAAATCCGTTAATGGCTGCAAAGATCTCCATCAACACGCAGATTATAAATCCAGGTGTTTGTATGTGAAAACCCACACAGGTTGCAACCCTAAAGGGTATATACATTATCTGAAAATATTTTACTGCAGTCTTGGCAATTTTCCAATTCTGGGTCATGCTGCAGTTCTACTTTGGCTTATTGTTTTGTTCTATCTATTGGGCAACACAGCTGCTAATTATTTCTGTTCCTCCTTAGAGAGTTTGTCCAATATCTTGAAGCTCTCTCCTACCATCGCCGGCGTCACCCTCCTCTCCCTTGGGAACGGGGCCTCCGATGTCTTTTCCAGCATCGTTGCGTTCACAAAATCCGCAGACGGCGATGTTGGCCTCAACAGTGTATTAGGGGGTGCCTTCTTCGTGTCCAGCATTGTGGTGGGAGTTATTAGTATACTAATAAGCCCTCACCAGGTTTCAGTTGATGAGGCCAGCTTTGTCAGGGATGTcatcttcttcttattctctcTCTCATCCCTTCTGGCAATCATAGTCATTGGGAGGATCAACTTGTGGGgttccctttcttttcttgctatttactttgtttatgTTGGTACTGTTTCAGTATCTCAAATATACAAAAGGAACAAAAATCTTGCAGCTTCAAAGTCTTTACCAGTGGTGCAAAGTTTTGATGATTTAGCGGATGGTACTGCAAGTATACCATTACTTGGCTATGTTGATGATGATAAACCCGTTTCCAACGCAAATTTGAAAACGGGTCTTCATGATGATCAAGAACAAAattattggtttttttatttgggaAAATTGATTTATATCTTGGAGCTACCTCTCTACTTGCCTAGAAGATTGACCATACCTGTTGTGAGCGAAGAAAGATGGTCTAAGCCCTATGCAGTTATTTCTGTAGCTTTGGCACCAATGTTACTGGCAGCCCTTTGTAACACACAGAGGGAAGATTTGAGTTCAAGAGGTAAGTTGGTAACTTACATGACAGCAGTGCTGATTGGGTTAATTTTGAGTAACCTTGCATACGTGACTACAAATAAGTGTAGCCCACCAAAGGAGTGCTTGTTCCCTTGGCTTGTTGGTGGGTTTTTGATGAGTGTAGCCTGGACATATATTACTGCTGAAGAGTTGGTTGGCTTGTTAGAATCATATGGTAATATTTTAGGGATAAGCCCTTCAATTCTAGGACTTACTGTCCTAGCTTGGGGTAACTCCCTCAATGATTTGATAGCTAATGCTACAATGGCAGTGAAGGGTGGGACAGATGGGGCCCAAATTGCTATTTCAGGATGCTATGCGGGGCCCATGTTTAACACATTGGTGGGAGTGGGAACGTCACTGGTTCTGTCATCATGGTTTGAGTATCCATCTTCATATGTCATACCTACCGACCATTCCCTCTACGAAACAATAGGGTTTTTGATGGGTGGTTTACTTTGGGCACTTGTGATCTTGCCAAAGAAGGGTATGAAGCTGGATAGATATATGGGGAGTGGCCTTGTGGCAATTTACTTGTGTTTTCTGTTTGTGAGGTTAGCCAGGCTCTTGTTCTTTTGA